A stretch of the Argentina anserina chromosome 6, drPotAnse1.1, whole genome shotgun sequence genome encodes the following:
- the LOC126801125 gene encoding protein TIC 20-IV, chloroplastic-like — protein sequence MMATALSCGQSIFLFPPSSSSSRGTTKLNRVACKFNPKPLPIFLTSTPLNPFLPVLPRGLPSLDLSAASFTVLRGSEAGQSQKTSILLRQRKSSASVQAKKKDNSSITIPFPKMTEKPEWWWRTLACLPYLASMQMSDLGFYIMPFAEHYQLFGDLIYYVPGAIKRLPQWFPVTYCLLAYYFIVKRKEWPHFFRYHVIMAMLLETMLQVVAQGSNFFPLINLNGTFGIEYWAAMAFLYILILLECIRCALSGKYAKLPFFSTPALAHTLYTVEGRLRPF from the exons ATGATGGCGACCGCCTTGAGCTGCGGCCAGTCCATCTTCCTCTTCCCTCCTTCTTCCTCCAGCTCTCG AGGAACCaccaagctcaacagggttgCATGCAAGTTCAATCCAAAACCACTGCCTATATTTTTGACAAGCACACCACTTAATCCATTTCTGCCTGTGCTGCCCAGAG GATTGCCAAGCTTGGACCTTTCTGCTGCATCATTTACGGTGCTAAGGGGGAGTGAAGCTGGCCAGTCACAGAAAACATCCATTCTACTCAGACAGCGGAAATCTTCAGCATCGGTACAAGCAAAGAAGAAGGATAATAGTTCAATCACCATACCTTTCCCGAAAATGACTGAGAAGCCAGAGTGGTGGTGGAGAACTTTAGCATGTCTTCCATATTTAGCATCTATGCAGATGTCTGACCTTGGATTTTATATTATGCCGTTTGCAGAACACTATCAACTCTTTGGAGATTTGATTTATTACGTCCCTGGAGCAATAAAGAGGTTACCACAGTGGTTCCCAGTGACATATTGTTTACTGGCATATTACTTCATTGTGAAGAGGAAAGAGTGGCCTCACTTCTTTAGGTACCATGTGATAATGGCCATGTTACTGGAAACGATGCTGCAAGTGGTTGCACAAGGGAGCAATTTCTTTCCACTCATAAACTTGAACGGCACATTTGGCATAGAATACTGGGCGGCCATGGCGTTCTTGTATATCCTGATCTTGTTGGAGTGCATAAGGTGTGCTCTTTCTGGCAAGTATGCTAAGCTCCCATTTTTCAGTACTCCTGCTCTGGCTCATACTCTTTATACCGTAGAAGGCAGGCTAAGACCTTTCTAA